A window of the Kosakonia radicincitans DSM 16656 genome harbors these coding sequences:
- the yhhY gene encoding N-acetyltransferase produces the protein MSEIVIRHAEARDAEDLRQFYALPEVYHNLLQLPHPPAELWEDRLKPQPGRRQLVACIDNQLAGNLTLMVEQNPRRSHVATFGMAVSSAFHNRGVASALMREMINLCDNWLRIDRIELTVFVDNAPALAVYRKFGFEIEGTGKRYALRNGEFVDSYFMARMKA, from the coding sequence ATGAGTGAGATAGTGATACGCCATGCCGAAGCGCGCGATGCCGAAGATTTACGTCAGTTCTATGCGCTACCTGAGGTGTATCACAACCTGCTACAGCTACCGCATCCACCTGCCGAACTCTGGGAAGATCGCCTGAAACCACAGCCAGGACGCCGTCAACTGGTCGCCTGCATTGATAATCAACTGGCCGGAAACCTGACGCTGATGGTGGAACAAAACCCGCGCCGCAGCCACGTTGCCACCTTTGGCATGGCGGTTTCGTCGGCGTTTCATAACCGTGGCGTCGCCAGCGCGCTGATGCGCGAGATGATCAACCTGTGCGACAACTGGCTGCGCATCGACAGAATTGAGCTAACCGTGTTTGTCGATAATGCTCCGGCGCTGGCGGTGTACCGTAAATTCGGTTTTGAAATTGAAGGCACCGGAAAACGTTATGCGCTGCGTAACGGTGAGTTTGTCGATTCGTACTTTATGGCGCGCATGAAAGCCTAA
- the gntK gene encoding gluconokinase, with amino-acid sequence MSTTNFDHHIYVLMGVSGSGKSAVASEVAHQLHAAFLDGDFLHPRSNIMKMASGEPLNDDDRKPWLQALNDAAFAMQRTNKVSLIVCSALKKHYRDLLRDGNPNLSFIYLKGDFEVIESRLKARKGHFFKTQMLVTQFDTLEEPGADERDVLVVDIDQPLEGVVASTIEIINKGNVQ; translated from the coding sequence TTGAGCACGACGAACTTTGATCACCACATTTATGTCCTGATGGGCGTTTCAGGCAGTGGCAAATCTGCTGTCGCCAGCGAAGTGGCGCATCAGTTACATGCCGCGTTTCTCGATGGCGATTTCCTCCATCCGCGCAGCAATATCATGAAAATGGCTTCCGGCGAGCCGCTCAATGACGATGACCGCAAACCGTGGTTGCAGGCGCTGAACGATGCCGCTTTCGCCATGCAGCGCACCAATAAAGTGTCGCTGATTGTTTGCTCGGCACTGAAAAAGCACTATCGCGATCTGCTGCGCGACGGTAACCCGAACCTCTCTTTCATCTATCTGAAAGGGGATTTCGAGGTTATCGAAAGCCGTCTGAAGGCGCGTAAGGGCCACTTCTTTAAAACGCAAATGCTGGTCACGCAGTTTGACACCCTTGAAGAGCCGGGTGCAGACGAGCGCGATGTTCTGGTCGTTGATATCGACCAGCCGCTGGAAGGTGTTGTTGCCAGCACCATTGAGATTATTAACAAAGGCAATGTGCAGTGA
- a CDS encoding DUF2756 family protein, with product MKHLLILAALLPFSAFAQPLNPTNNPNQPGYVIPSQQRMQTQMLNQQQQQQGMLRQQQQTQSRLQQQNLQTQMNNNSQRIKQAQPGALNQGQQVLPNTGSGMLSGGTASGGMTTQQHMLPQSQNGNMLQSTPPSTTSQ from the coding sequence ATGAAACATTTACTGATTCTGGCGGCTCTGCTGCCTTTTAGCGCCTTTGCACAGCCGCTAAACCCGACGAATAACCCAAACCAGCCGGGATATGTGATCCCCAGCCAGCAGCGGATGCAGACGCAAATGCTCAACCAGCAGCAACAGCAGCAGGGCATGCTGAGGCAGCAACAGCAGACGCAAAGCCGCCTGCAACAGCAAAATCTGCAAACGCAAATGAATAACAACTCACAGCGGATTAAACAGGCGCAGCCCGGCGCGCTTAACCAGGGCCAGCAAGTGCTGCCAAATACCGGTAGCGGAATGTTAAGCGGCGGAACGGCTTCTGGCGGGATGACGACGCAGCAGCATATGCTGCCGCAGAGTCAAAACGGCAACATGCTGCAAAGCACGCCGCCGTCGACCACCTCTCAATAA
- the ggt gene encoding gamma-glutamyltransferase, giving the protein MKQKFARWMLIAALTAGGCFSVAAAPPEGQATAPPPVSYGVEADVFHPVVAKQGMVASVDEAATRVGVDILKQGGNAVDAAVAVGYALAVTHPQAGNLGGGGFMLIRTKEGKVTAIDFREMAPAAATRDMFLDDQGNPDSKKSLTSHLASGTPGTVAGFSMALEKYGTLPLKKVVQPAIKLAKQGFVVNDALANDLKTYGSEVLPNHENSKAIFWKDGEPLKKGDKLVQSNLARSLEMIAEKGPDAFYKGAIAEQIAQQMSKNGGLITKEDLANYKAVERTPISGDYRGYQVYSMPPPSSGGIHIVEILNILENFDLAKYGFGSADAIQVMTEAEKYAYADRSEYLGDPDFVKVPWQALTNKAYAKSIAAQIDLNKARPSSQIRPGKLEPYESNQTTHYSVVDKEGTAVAVTYTLNTVFGTGIVAGNTGILMNNEMDDFSAKPGVPNVYGLVGGDANAVGPGKRPLSSMSPTIVLKDGKTWLVTGSPGGSRIITTVLQMVVNSIDFGMNVAEATNAPRFHHQWLPDELRVEKGFSPDTLKLLEQRGQKVAVKEAMGSTQSIMVAPDGTLYGASDPRSVDDLTAGY; this is encoded by the coding sequence ATGAAACAGAAGTTTGCGCGTTGGATGCTGATTGCCGCGCTGACAGCGGGAGGGTGTTTTAGCGTTGCGGCTGCGCCGCCAGAAGGGCAGGCAACCGCGCCGCCGCCGGTCTCGTACGGTGTTGAAGCCGATGTCTTCCACCCGGTGGTTGCGAAGCAAGGCATGGTGGCTTCGGTAGATGAAGCCGCGACGCGCGTCGGCGTCGATATTCTGAAGCAGGGTGGTAATGCCGTTGATGCGGCCGTCGCAGTGGGTTATGCGCTGGCGGTCACGCATCCGCAGGCCGGTAATCTCGGCGGCGGCGGTTTTATGTTGATTCGTACCAAAGAGGGGAAGGTCACGGCGATCGATTTCCGGGAAATGGCGCCCGCCGCCGCCACGCGCGATATGTTCCTCGACGATCAGGGTAACCCGGACAGCAAAAAATCCCTGACCTCACATCTGGCATCCGGGACGCCCGGCACGGTGGCAGGTTTCTCAATGGCGCTGGAAAAGTACGGTACGCTGCCGCTGAAGAAAGTGGTGCAGCCGGCCATTAAACTGGCGAAGCAGGGTTTTGTGGTCAACGATGCGCTGGCGAACGATCTGAAAACCTACGGCAGTGAAGTGCTGCCAAATCATGAAAACAGTAAAGCGATCTTCTGGAAGGATGGCGAACCGCTGAAAAAGGGCGACAAACTGGTGCAGAGCAATCTGGCCAGAAGCCTGGAGATGATTGCGGAAAAAGGGCCGGACGCCTTCTACAAAGGCGCTATCGCTGAGCAAATCGCCCAGCAGATGAGCAAAAACGGCGGGCTTATCACCAAAGAAGATTTAGCTAATTACAAAGCCGTGGAGCGCACGCCGATCAGCGGCGACTACCGCGGCTATCAGGTTTACTCCATGCCGCCGCCCTCTTCCGGCGGGATCCATATCGTTGAGATCCTCAATATTCTGGAGAACTTCGATCTGGCGAAATATGGCTTTGGTAGCGCCGATGCCATACAGGTGATGACCGAAGCGGAGAAATACGCCTATGCTGATCGCTCCGAATATCTCGGCGATCCGGACTTCGTCAAAGTGCCGTGGCAGGCGCTGACCAACAAAGCGTATGCCAAATCGATCGCCGCACAGATTGATCTCAATAAAGCCCGCCCTTCCAGCCAGATCCGCCCTGGCAAGCTCGAACCCTACGAGAGCAACCAAACCACGCACTATTCGGTGGTGGATAAAGAGGGCACGGCGGTGGCCGTCACCTATACCCTGAATACGGTTTTTGGCACCGGTATTGTGGCCGGTAATACCGGCATCCTGATGAACAACGAAATGGATGACTTCTCCGCCAAACCCGGTGTGCCAAACGTGTATGGTCTGGTAGGCGGCGATGCGAACGCGGTTGGGCCGGGCAAACGGCCGCTGTCGTCGATGTCGCCAACCATTGTGCTGAAAGACGGTAAAACCTGGCTGGTGACCGGCAGCCCTGGCGGCAGCCGGATTATTACCACGGTGCTGCAAATGGTGGTGAATTCCATTGATTTCGGGATGAACGTCGCGGAAGCCACCAACGCACCGCGCTTCCACCATCAATGGTTGCCGGATGAGCTGCGCGTCGAAAAAGGCTTTAGCCCGGATACGCTGAAACTGCTGGAACAGAGAGGGCAAAAAGTGGCGGTGAAGGAGGCGATGGGCAGCACGCAGAGCATTATGGTGGCGCCGGACGGTACACTGTATGGCGCGTCGGACCCGCGCTCGGTGGATGATTTAACGGCCGGATATTGA
- the gntR gene encoding gluconate operon transcriptional repressor GntR translates to MKKKRPVLQDVADRVGVTKMTVSRFLRNPEQVSEALRGKIAAALDELGYIPNRAPDILSNATSRAIGVLLPSLTNQVFAEVLRGIESVTDAHGYQTMLAHYGYKPEMEEERLESMLSWNIDGLILTERKHTARTLKMIQVAGIPVVELMDSRSPCIDIAVGFDNFEAARQMTAAILARGHRRVAYLGARLDERTIIKQKGYEQAMLDAGLTPYSVMMEQSSSYTSGIELMRQARREYPQLDGIFCTNDDLAVGAAFECQRLGLRIPEDMAIAGFHGHDIGQVMEPRLASVLTPRERMGRIGAERLLARIRGEAVTPKMLDLGFTLSPGGSI, encoded by the coding sequence ATGAAAAAGAAAAGACCCGTACTTCAGGATGTGGCCGATCGCGTTGGCGTGACCAAAATGACGGTCAGCCGTTTCTTACGTAACCCGGAGCAGGTTTCCGAGGCATTACGTGGCAAAATCGCCGCTGCGCTTGATGAACTGGGTTATATTCCCAATCGCGCTCCCGATATTCTCTCCAATGCCACCAGCCGGGCTATTGGTGTTCTGCTTCCCTCTTTGACCAACCAGGTTTTCGCTGAAGTGTTACGCGGTATTGAAAGCGTGACCGATGCGCACGGCTATCAGACGATGCTTGCCCACTACGGTTATAAACCGGAGATGGAAGAAGAACGTCTGGAATCGATGCTTTCGTGGAATATCGACGGGCTGATCCTCACTGAACGCAAACACACCGCGCGCACGCTGAAGATGATTCAGGTTGCGGGTATTCCGGTGGTGGAGCTGATGGACAGCCGCTCGCCGTGCATTGATATCGCCGTGGGTTTTGACAACTTCGAAGCCGCGCGGCAGATGACCGCCGCTATTCTCGCACGCGGCCACCGGCGCGTGGCATATCTCGGCGCACGTCTGGACGAACGTACTATCATCAAACAGAAGGGTTACGAGCAGGCGATGCTGGATGCCGGGCTGACGCCGTATAGCGTCATGATGGAGCAGTCATCCTCTTATACGTCAGGGATAGAACTGATGCGTCAGGCGCGCCGCGAGTACCCGCAACTGGACGGGATTTTCTGTACCAACGATGACCTTGCCGTCGGCGCCGCGTTCGAGTGCCAGCGTCTGGGGCTGCGGATCCCGGAAGATATGGCGATTGCCGGGTTCCACGGTCACGATATCGGCCAGGTGATGGAGCCACGTCTGGCGAGCGTCCTGACGCCACGTGAGCGCATGGGACGCATTGGCGCAGAGCGCTTACTGGCGCGCATTCGCGGTGAAGCAGTTACGCCGAAAATGTTAGATTTAGGTTTCACTTTGTCACCAGGTGGATCTATTTAG
- a CDS encoding YhgN family NAAT transporter: protein MSEIISAAVLLILIMDPLGNLPIFMSVLKHTEPKRRRAIMIRELLIALLVMFIFLFAGEKILALLNLRAETVSISGGIILFLIAIKMIFPSETGSSSGLPAGEEPFIVPLAIPLVAGPTLLATLMLLSHQYPNQMSHLVIALLIAWGGTVAILLQSTLFLRLLGEKGVNALERLMGLVLVMLATQMFLDGIRVWMKG from the coding sequence ATGAGTGAAATCATCTCCGCAGCGGTGTTGTTGATCCTGATAATGGATCCGTTAGGCAACCTGCCCATTTTTATGTCGGTGTTAAAACATACCGAGCCGAAACGCCGCCGGGCGATCATGATCCGCGAACTGCTGATCGCCCTGCTGGTGATGTTTATCTTCCTATTTGCCGGGGAGAAAATCCTCGCACTGCTCAATTTACGCGCGGAAACGGTGTCGATTTCCGGCGGCATCATTCTGTTCCTGATCGCCATTAAGATGATTTTCCCCAGCGAAACCGGCAGCAGCTCCGGCCTGCCCGCTGGTGAAGAACCGTTTATCGTGCCGCTGGCGATTCCGCTGGTTGCTGGCCCTACGCTGCTGGCAACGCTGATGCTACTTTCACATCAGTATCCAAACCAAATGAGTCATCTGGTGATTGCGCTGTTAATCGCCTGGGGCGGAACGGTCGCCATTCTGCTGCAATCGACGCTGTTCTTACGCCTGCTCGGCGAGAAAGGGGTGAACGCGCTGGAACGCCTGATGGGGCTGGTTCTGGTGATGCTCGCCACCCAGATGTTCCTCGACGGCATTCGGGTGTGGATGAAGGGTTAA
- a CDS encoding pirin family protein gives MIYLRKANDRGHANHGWLDSWHSFSFADYYDPNFMGFSALRVINDDVIDPGQGFGTHPHKDMEILTYVLEGAVEHQDSMGNKEQVPAGEFQIMSAGTGVRHSEYNPSDTDRLRLYQIWIIPEKTGITPRYEQRRFDALQGKQLVLSPDARDGSLKVNQDMELYRWALLKDEQSVHQIAAERRVWIQVVKGSVTINGTKATTSDGLAIWDEQAISVHADSDSEILLFDLPPV, from the coding sequence ATGATCTATTTACGTAAAGCAAACGACCGCGGCCACGCAAATCATGGTTGGCTGGATTCCTGGCATAGCTTCTCTTTTGCCGATTATTACGATCCGAATTTCATGGGTTTCTCGGCTCTTCGCGTGATTAACGATGACGTGATCGATCCGGGCCAGGGGTTTGGCACGCATCCGCACAAAGACATGGAAATCCTGACCTACGTGCTGGAAGGCGCAGTTGAACACCAGGACAGCATGGGCAATAAAGAGCAGGTGCCCGCCGGTGAATTCCAGATTATGAGTGCTGGTACCGGGGTGCGTCACTCTGAGTACAACCCGAGCGACACCGATCGTCTGCGTCTGTACCAAATCTGGATCATTCCGGAAAAAACAGGTATCACGCCACGTTACGAACAGCGCCGCTTCGACGCCCTGCAGGGCAAACAGCTTGTGCTTTCGCCGGATGCCCGCGACGGTTCGCTGAAAGTGAATCAGGATATGGAACTGTACCGCTGGGCGCTGTTGAAAGATGAGCAGTCTGTCCATCAGATTGCCGCCGAACGCCGCGTCTGGATCCAGGTGGTGAAAGGCAGCGTGACCATTAATGGCACCAAAGCGACGACCAGTGATGGTCTGGCAATCTGGGACGAGCAGGCTATTTCGGTTCATGCCGACAGCGACAGTGAAATTCTGCTGTTCGATTTGCCGCCGGTTTGA
- the gntU gene encoding gluconate transporter, giving the protein MSTLTLVLTAVGSVLLLLFLVMKARMHAFVALMVVSIGAGLFSGMPLIKIAQTMEKGMGGTLGFLAIVVALGAMFGKILHETGAVDQIAVKMLRSFGHSRAHYAIGLAGLICALPLFFEVAIVLLISVAFSMARHTGTNLVKLVIPLFAGVAAAAAFLLPGPAPMLLASQMHADFGWMILIGLCAAIPGMLIAGPLWGNFISRYVELHIPDDVSEPHLGEGKMPSFAFSLSLILLPLVLVGMKTIAARFVTEGSNLYDWLEFIGHPFTAILVACLVAIYGLAMRQGMPKDRVMEICGHALQPAGIILLVIGAGGVFKQVLVDSGVGPALGEALTGMGLPVAITCFVLAAAVRIIQGSATVACLTAVGLVMPVIEQLHFNGAQMAALSICIAGGSIVVSHVNDAGFWLYGRFTGASEAQTLKTWTMMETILGTTGAIIGMIAFTLLS; this is encoded by the coding sequence GTGAGTACATTAACACTGGTTTTAACAGCAGTCGGCTCCGTGCTGTTGCTGCTGTTTTTAGTGATGAAAGCGCGTATGCACGCTTTCGTCGCTTTGATGGTGGTTTCTATTGGTGCAGGGCTCTTTTCCGGTATGCCGCTGATTAAAATCGCGCAGACCATGGAAAAAGGGATGGGCGGAACGCTCGGCTTTCTGGCCATTGTGGTCGCGCTTGGCGCAATGTTCGGCAAAATTCTGCATGAAACCGGGGCGGTGGACCAAATCGCCGTCAAGATGTTGAGATCTTTCGGCCACAGCCGCGCGCATTATGCGATTGGTCTGGCCGGGCTGATTTGCGCATTGCCGCTCTTTTTTGAAGTGGCGATTGTGCTGCTGATCAGCGTTGCTTTCTCAATGGCGCGCCATACGGGCACCAACCTGGTGAAACTGGTGATTCCTCTGTTTGCCGGTGTTGCGGCAGCGGCGGCGTTTCTGCTGCCGGGGCCTGCGCCGATGCTGCTGGCTTCGCAGATGCACGCTGATTTCGGCTGGATGATCCTGATCGGCCTGTGCGCAGCCATTCCGGGCATGCTGATTGCCGGCCCGCTGTGGGGCAACTTCATCAGCCGTTATGTCGAACTGCATATTCCTGATGACGTGAGCGAGCCACATCTTGGCGAAGGCAAAATGCCGTCATTCGCGTTCAGCTTGTCGTTGATCCTGCTGCCGCTGGTGCTGGTGGGAATGAAAACCATCGCTGCGCGTTTCGTTACCGAAGGCAGCAACCTGTATGACTGGCTGGAATTTATCGGTCACCCGTTCACGGCGATCCTCGTGGCGTGCCTGGTGGCGATTTACGGCCTGGCGATGCGCCAGGGGATGCCGAAAGATCGCGTGATGGAAATCTGCGGCCATGCGCTGCAACCGGCGGGCATTATTCTGCTGGTGATCGGTGCAGGCGGTGTGTTCAAACAGGTGCTGGTGGACTCAGGCGTAGGCCCGGCTTTGGGTGAAGCGCTGACCGGTATGGGCCTGCCTGTCGCTATTACCTGCTTCGTGCTGGCGGCGGCGGTGCGCATCATTCAGGGTTCTGCAACCGTTGCCTGTCTGACGGCGGTCGGCCTGGTGATGCCGGTTATCGAACAACTGCACTTCAACGGCGCGCAGATGGCGGCACTCTCCATCTGTATCGCGGGCGGTTCCATCGTGGTGAGCCACGTGAACGACGCCGGTTTCTGGCTGTATGGCCGTTTTACCGGTGCAAGCGAAGCGCAAACGCTGAAGACCTGGACCATGATGGAAACCATCCTCGGCACCACCGGTGCAATTATCGGGATGATTGCTTTCACGTTGTTGAGTTAA
- the asd gene encoding aspartate-semialdehyde dehydrogenase yields the protein MKNVGFIGWRGMVGSVLMQRMVEERDFDAIRPVFFSTSQFGQTAPAFGGHAAGTLQDAFNLEALKALDIIVTCQGGDYTNEIYPKLRESGWQGYWIDAASSLRMKDDAIIILDPVNQAVINDGLNNGIKTFVGGNCTVSLMLMSLGGLFANDLVEWVSVATYQAASGGGARHMRELLTQMGQLHSHVAAELADPASAILDIERKVTALTRSGELAVDNFGVPLAGSLIPWIDKQLDNGQSREEWKGQAETNKILNTASTIPVDGLCVRIGALRCHSQAFTIKLKKDVSIPTVEELLAAHNPWAKVVPNDREISMRELTPAAVTGTLTTPVGRLRKLNMGPEFLSAFTVGDQLLWGAAEPLRRMLRQLA from the coding sequence ATGAAAAATGTTGGTTTTATCGGCTGGCGTGGAATGGTCGGCTCTGTACTCATGCAACGCATGGTTGAGGAGCGCGATTTCGACGCCATTCGCCCTGTCTTCTTTTCCACTTCCCAGTTTGGGCAGACTGCACCCGCGTTTGGCGGCCATGCAGCAGGTACGCTTCAGGACGCGTTCAACCTGGAAGCGCTGAAGGCACTCGACATTATTGTCACCTGCCAGGGCGGCGATTATACCAACGAAATCTATCCAAAGCTCCGTGAAAGCGGCTGGCAGGGTTACTGGATTGACGCAGCATCTTCTTTACGCATGAAAGATGACGCCATTATTATCCTCGACCCGGTTAACCAGGCGGTGATCAATGACGGCCTGAACAATGGCATCAAAACCTTTGTTGGCGGCAACTGTACCGTCAGCCTGATGCTGATGTCGCTGGGCGGTCTGTTCGCTAACGATCTGGTGGAATGGGTCTCTGTAGCGACCTACCAGGCGGCTTCTGGCGGCGGCGCGCGTCATATGCGCGAACTGCTGACGCAGATGGGCCAGTTGCACAGCCATGTGGCGGCAGAACTGGCGGATCCGGCTTCGGCTATCCTCGACATCGAGCGCAAAGTGACAGCATTGACCCGCAGCGGCGAACTGGCGGTTGATAACTTCGGTGTACCGCTGGCGGGCAGCCTGATCCCGTGGATCGACAAACAGCTCGATAATGGCCAGAGCCGCGAAGAGTGGAAAGGCCAGGCCGAAACCAACAAAATTCTCAACACGGCGTCCACCATCCCGGTTGACGGTCTGTGCGTACGTATCGGCGCGCTGCGCTGCCATAGCCAGGCGTTTACCATCAAACTGAAAAAAGATGTGTCAATTCCGACCGTGGAAGAGCTGCTGGCTGCGCACAACCCGTGGGCCAAAGTGGTGCCAAACGATCGCGAAATCAGCATGCGCGAACTGACGCCTGCGGCTGTCACCGGTACGCTGACCACGCCGGTTGGCCGTCTGCGCAAACTGAATATGGGGCCGGAGTTCCTCTCCGCCTTTACCGTTGGCGACCAGCTATTGTGGGGCGCAGCGGAACCATTGCGTCGAATGTTGCGCCAACTGGCGTAA
- a CDS encoding oxidoreductase yields MTLHCAFIGFGKSTTRYHLPYVLNRKASWNVAHIFRRHAKPEEQHPAYQHIHFTSDLDDILLDPQVKLVIVCTHADSHFDYAKRALEAGKNVLVEKPFTPTMAEAIALFELAKSKGLTVSPYQNRRFDSCFLTAKKAIESGKLGNIIEIESHFDYYRPVAETKPGLPQDGSFYGLGVHTMDQIISLFGRPDHAAYDIRSLRNKANPDDTFEAQLFYGDLKAIVKTSHLVKIDYPKFIVHGTKGSFIKYGIDQQETSLKANIMPGEPGFAADDSIGILEYVNAAGETVREEVAPETGDYGRVYDALYQTLTTGAPNYVKESEVLTNLELLERAFEQASPATITLAK; encoded by the coding sequence ATGACTCTACATTGCGCATTTATCGGGTTTGGCAAAAGCACGACCCGTTATCATCTTCCTTATGTTCTCAACCGGAAAGCGAGCTGGAATGTGGCGCACATCTTTCGCCGCCATGCAAAACCGGAAGAACAACATCCCGCGTATCAACATATTCATTTCACCAGCGATCTGGACGACATCCTGCTCGATCCGCAGGTAAAACTGGTGATTGTCTGTACTCACGCCGACAGCCATTTCGACTATGCGAAGCGCGCGCTGGAAGCAGGGAAAAACGTGCTGGTGGAGAAGCCGTTTACCCCGACGATGGCGGAAGCGATCGCGTTGTTTGAACTGGCGAAAAGCAAGGGTCTGACGGTCTCTCCGTACCAGAACCGCCGTTTTGACTCCTGCTTCCTGACCGCTAAAAAAGCGATCGAAAGCGGTAAGCTCGGCAATATTATTGAAATTGAAAGCCACTTTGACTATTACCGCCCGGTGGCGGAAACCAAACCCGGCTTGCCGCAGGATGGCTCATTTTATGGCCTCGGCGTGCACACCATGGACCAGATTATCTCGCTGTTTGGTCGTCCCGATCATGCGGCCTACGATATTCGCAGCCTGCGCAACAAGGCCAATCCGGACGATACCTTTGAAGCTCAGCTCTTCTACGGCGATTTAAAAGCCATCGTGAAAACCAGCCATCTGGTAAAAATCGATTACCCGAAATTTATTGTGCATGGCACGAAAGGGTCGTTTATCAAATACGGTATCGATCAGCAGGAAACCAGCCTGAAAGCCAATATCATGCCGGGGGAACCAGGCTTTGCCGCTGACGACAGTATTGGCATTCTGGAGTATGTGAATGCGGCGGGCGAAACGGTTCGCGAAGAGGTTGCGCCGGAAACCGGCGACTATGGCCGCGTCTATGATGCGCTCTATCAAACGTTGACAACCGGGGCGCCAAATTACGTCAAGGAATCTGAAGTTCTCACCAACCTTGAGTTGCTCGAACGCGCCTTTGAGCAGGCCTCTCCGGCCACGATAACCCTCGCGAAATAA